A part of Agromyces protaetiae genomic DNA contains:
- a CDS encoding inorganic phosphate transporter — protein MDLTLIVVLVVALALFFDFTNGFHDTANAMATPIATGALRPKVAVGIAASLNLVGAFLSTEVAKTISGGIIREGDGGVLITPELIFAGLIGAIVWNMLTWLLGLPSSSSHALFGGLIGAALVGFGLQAIDFGVVLSKVILPALLAPLTAGLIAFAATRLAYAITRRYDGKPDGRDGFRFAQIFSSSLVALAHGTNDAQKTMGVITLTLIAVGFQEVGTGPEFWVVVVCAIAIALGTYMGGWRIIKTLGTGLTDVKPAQGFAAETSTAATILASSHLGFALSTTQVASGSVIGSGLGRRGSKVRWRTAGRIGLGWLMTLPAAAAVGALAALVAHLGVIGIMIDAIAGIGVIVVIFAISRRSEVSHNNVVSEVADSGRAVKIKRNPKPKKKVKA, from the coding sequence GTGGATCTCACCCTCATCGTCGTGCTGGTCGTCGCACTGGCGCTCTTCTTCGACTTCACGAACGGCTTCCACGACACCGCCAACGCCATGGCGACGCCGATCGCGACGGGCGCGCTGCGACCGAAGGTCGCCGTCGGCATCGCGGCGTCGCTCAACCTCGTCGGCGCGTTCCTGTCGACCGAGGTCGCGAAGACGATCTCGGGCGGCATCATCCGCGAGGGCGACGGCGGCGTGCTCATCACGCCCGAGCTCATCTTCGCGGGCCTCATCGGCGCGATCGTCTGGAACATGCTCACGTGGCTCCTCGGCCTGCCGTCGTCGTCGAGCCATGCGCTCTTCGGCGGCCTCATCGGCGCGGCGCTCGTCGGGTTCGGCCTGCAGGCGATCGACTTCGGCGTCGTGCTGTCGAAGGTCATCCTCCCGGCACTGCTGGCACCCCTCACGGCGGGGCTCATCGCGTTCGCCGCGACGAGGCTCGCCTACGCCATCACCCGCCGCTACGACGGCAAGCCCGACGGCCGCGACGGGTTCCGCTTCGCGCAGATCTTCTCGTCGTCACTGGTCGCGCTCGCGCACGGCACGAACGACGCGCAGAAGACGATGGGCGTCATCACGCTCACCCTGATCGCCGTCGGCTTCCAGGAGGTCGGCACGGGGCCCGAGTTCTGGGTTGTGGTCGTGTGCGCGATCGCGATCGCGCTCGGCACCTACATGGGCGGCTGGCGCATCATCAAGACGCTCGGTACGGGCCTGACCGACGTGAAGCCCGCCCAGGGTTTCGCGGCCGAGACGTCGACGGCGGCGACGATCCTCGCCTCGAGCCACCTCGGGTTCGCCCTCTCGACGACGCAGGTCGCCTCGGGATCGGTCATCGGGTCGGGACTCGGCCGTCGCGGGTCGAAGGTGCGCTGGCGCACCGCCGGACGCATCGGACTCGGATGGCTCATGACGCTTCCCGCCGCGGCGGCGGTCGGCGCCCTCGCGGCCCTCGTCGCGCACCTCGGCGTCATCGGCATCATGATCGACGCGATCGCCGGCATCGGCGTCATCGTCGTGATCTTCGCGATCTCCCGTCGCAGCGAGGTCTCCCACAACAACGTCGTGAGCGAGGTCGCCGACTCCGGCCGCGCGGTGAAGATCAAGCGCAACCCCAAGCCGAAGAAGAAGGTCAAGGCGTGA
- a CDS encoding fumarylacetoacetate hydrolase family protein, with translation MKFAHLRVEGQTVPRLATVIGDSALFLDEVMEHAPRDLQDLIERGERGLDEVRTAVDVVVSADGDLTPVADLRHSSAVLRPPQVLAIGANYAAHASELKLRSETAMTVFSLWPNSLTGHGQTTTWPGDLSTQVDYEAELGVIIGRPARGVHVRDALDSVWGYTVVNDITARDIQFSEAQWSRCKSFDGFTPTGPVVVTADEVADPQDLWLTTNLDGRILQDASTNEMVRGVAEIVSYLSRSATIPAGTLISTGSPGGAGYSRSPQVFLEDGATVTVTIEGIGSLTTHCRVI, from the coding sequence GTGAAGTTCGCCCACCTCAGAGTCGAAGGCCAGACCGTCCCGCGACTCGCGACGGTGATCGGCGACTCGGCGCTCTTCCTCGACGAGGTCATGGAGCACGCGCCGCGCGACCTCCAAGACCTCATCGAGCGCGGCGAGCGAGGGCTCGACGAAGTGCGAACGGCCGTCGACGTCGTCGTCTCGGCCGACGGCGACCTCACACCCGTCGCCGACCTCCGCCACTCCTCGGCGGTGCTCCGCCCGCCGCAGGTGCTCGCGATCGGCGCGAACTACGCCGCTCACGCGAGCGAGCTGAAGCTCCGCAGCGAGACGGCGATGACGGTGTTCTCGCTGTGGCCGAACTCGCTCACGGGCCACGGGCAGACGACGACCTGGCCCGGTGACCTCTCGACCCAGGTCGACTACGAGGCCGAGCTCGGCGTCATCATCGGCCGTCCGGCGCGCGGCGTGCACGTACGCGACGCGCTCGACTCCGTGTGGGGCTACACCGTCGTCAACGACATCACCGCACGAGACATCCAGTTCTCCGAAGCCCAATGGTCGCGCTGCAAGTCGTTCGACGGCTTCACGCCGACCGGCCCCGTCGTCGTCACCGCCGACGAGGTCGCCGACCCGCAAGACCTGTGGCTCACGACGAACCTCGACGGGCGCATCCTGCAAGACGCTTCGACGAACGAGATGGTGCGCGGCGTCGCCGAGATCGTGTCGTACCTGTCGCGGTCGGCGACGATCCCCGCGGGCACCCTCATCTCGACGGGCAGCCCCGGCGGCGCGGGCTATTCCCGCAGCCCGCAAGTCTTCCTCGAAGACGGCGCGACCGTCACCGTCACGATCGAGGGCATCGGGTCGCTCACGACGCACTGCCGCGTCATCTGA
- a CDS encoding fumarylacetoacetate hydrolase family protein translates to MRFARLGSAGAEIPVLLDGDRTLDLRGVTADIDGAFLAGGGVERVRAALEAGELPELEGAADLRIGAPIARPSAVYCIGMNYAAHAAESGSAPPERMVMFMKAPNTVVGPNDDVSIPRGSVKTDWEVELGIVIGERASYLADEADALAHIAGYVTANDLSERTFQLEISGGQWSKGKSSPGFCPTGPWLATPDEIDASDVRLRSFVNGEPRQDSRTSDLIFGIGRIVFELSQVLALEPGDLVLTGTPEGVALSGRFPYLSAGDVVELEIDGLGRQRQQYVSA, encoded by the coding sequence ATGAGATTCGCCCGACTCGGCTCCGCGGGAGCGGAGATCCCCGTGCTCCTCGACGGCGATCGCACCCTCGACCTGCGCGGCGTGACGGCCGACATCGACGGCGCCTTCCTCGCGGGCGGCGGCGTCGAACGCGTGCGCGCCGCGCTCGAAGCCGGCGAACTGCCCGAACTCGAAGGCGCCGCAGATCTCCGCATCGGCGCGCCCATCGCGCGTCCGTCCGCCGTCTACTGCATCGGCATGAACTACGCCGCCCACGCCGCCGAGTCGGGCTCGGCCCCGCCCGAGCGGATGGTCATGTTCATGAAGGCCCCAAACACCGTGGTCGGTCCGAACGACGATGTCTCGATCCCCCGCGGCAGCGTCAAGACCGACTGGGAGGTCGAGCTCGGCATCGTCATCGGCGAGCGCGCGTCGTACCTCGCCGACGAGGCCGACGCGCTCGCGCACATCGCGGGCTACGTCACCGCCAACGACCTCTCGGAGCGCACCTTCCAGCTCGAGATCTCGGGCGGCCAGTGGTCGAAGGGCAAGAGCTCCCCGGGGTTCTGCCCGACCGGCCCGTGGCTCGCGACGCCCGACGAGATCGACGCGTCCGATGTGCGCCTCCGCAGCTTCGTGAACGGCGAGCCCCGCCAGGACTCGCGCACGAGCGACCTCATCTTCGGCATCGGCCGCATCGTGTTCGAGCTCAGCCAGGTGCTCGCCCTGGAACCCGGCGACCTCGTGCTCACGGGCACCCCCGAAGGCGTCGCCCTCTCGGGCCGGTTCCCCTACCTCTCGGCCGGCGACGTCGTCGAGCTCGAGATCGACGGCCTCGGCCGTCAGCGGCAGCAGTACGTCTCGGCGTGA
- a CDS encoding SDR family NAD(P)-dependent oxidoreductase translates to MTTEFEGLVAVVTGGASGLGAAITARLRRGGARVAVFDVRPDDADADLAVAVDITDDASVRAGVDAVVAAFGRLDIVVNNAGIGAQGDIAANDDAEWARVLDVNVVGVARVSRAALPHLRVSPAAAIVNTSSIAATAGLPQRALYSASKGAVLSLTRAMAADHIREGIRVNAVNPGTADTPWIGRLLASAADPEAERAALEARQPHGRLVSADEVAEAVAYLASPLAGSTTGIGLAVDGGMQGLRLRPIGS, encoded by the coding sequence TTGACCACCGAATTCGAAGGCCTCGTCGCCGTCGTCACGGGCGGGGCCTCGGGCCTCGGCGCCGCGATCACCGCCCGCTTGCGGCGCGGCGGCGCGCGCGTCGCCGTGTTCGACGTCCGCCCCGACGACGCCGATGCCGACCTCGCCGTCGCGGTCGACATCACCGACGACGCGAGCGTGCGCGCGGGCGTCGACGCCGTCGTCGCGGCGTTCGGCCGCCTCGACATCGTCGTGAACAACGCCGGCATCGGCGCCCAGGGCGACATCGCCGCGAACGACGACGCCGAATGGGCGCGCGTGCTCGACGTCAACGTCGTCGGCGTCGCGCGCGTGAGCCGCGCCGCGCTCCCCCACCTGCGGGTCTCGCCCGCGGCCGCGATCGTCAACACGTCGTCGATCGCCGCGACCGCGGGGCTCCCCCAGCGCGCGCTCTACAGCGCGAGCAAGGGCGCCGTGCTCTCGCTCACGCGTGCGATGGCGGCCGACCACATCCGGGAGGGCATCCGCGTCAACGCCGTGAACCCCGGCACGGCCGACACCCCGTGGATCGGCCGGCTCCTCGCGTCGGCCGCCGACCCCGAGGCCGAGCGCGCCGCACTCGAGGCGCGTCAGCCGCACGGCCGGCTCGTGTCGGCCGACGAGGTCGCCGAAGCCGTCGCCTACCTCGCGTCGCCGCTCGCCGGTTCGACGACGGGCATCGGCCTCGCCGTCGACGGCGGCATGCAGGGTCTGCGCCTCCGCCCGATCGGGAGCTGA
- a CDS encoding L-fuconate dehydratase produces the protein MSTIVSVDTRDIRFPTSRFLDGSDAMNPDPDYSAAYLTIRTDAPDGLEGHAFVFTIGRGNDVQVAALEALREHLVGRDVEALLADMGAGSKLLTHDSQLRWLGPEKGVMHMAIGAAINALWDLRAKRAGQPLWLHLASLSPEELVSLVDFRYLSDAITPDEALAILRDAEPGRAERVAHLLEVGYPAYTTTPGWLGYSDEKLDRLCREAVADGFPQIKLKVGSDLDDDIRRLGIARKAVGDGFPVAIDANQRWDVSDAIAWVKALAEFEPAWIEEPTSPDDILGHAAIARGIAPVRVATGEHVQNRVVFKQLLQAGGMDVMQIDATRVGGVNENIANLLLAAKFGVPVCPHAGGVGLCEAVQHLSMFDYVAVSGTMEGRMIEYVDHLHEHFVTPVVIDRGRYVTPTTPGAGTEMVPASIEQYTWHGAHAGATA, from the coding sequence ATGAGCACGATCGTCAGCGTTGACACCCGGGACATCCGCTTCCCCACCTCCCGATTCCTCGACGGGTCGGACGCGATGAACCCCGACCCCGACTACTCGGCCGCCTACCTCACCATCCGCACCGACGCCCCCGACGGGCTCGAAGGACACGCCTTCGTGTTCACCATCGGTCGCGGCAACGACGTGCAGGTGGCGGCGCTCGAGGCGCTCCGCGAGCATCTCGTCGGGCGCGATGTCGAAGCCCTCCTCGCCGACATGGGCGCAGGATCGAAACTCCTCACGCACGACTCGCAGCTGCGCTGGCTCGGCCCCGAGAAGGGCGTCATGCACATGGCGATCGGCGCCGCGATCAACGCGCTGTGGGACCTCCGCGCGAAGCGCGCCGGCCAGCCGCTGTGGCTGCACCTCGCGTCGCTCTCGCCCGAGGAGCTCGTCTCGCTCGTCGACTTCCGCTACCTCTCCGACGCGATCACGCCCGACGAGGCCCTTGCGATCCTGCGCGACGCCGAGCCCGGCCGCGCGGAGCGCGTCGCCCACCTCCTCGAGGTCGGCTATCCGGCGTACACGACGACGCCCGGTTGGCTCGGCTACTCCGACGAGAAGCTCGACCGCCTGTGCCGCGAGGCCGTCGCCGACGGCTTCCCGCAGATCAAGCTCAAGGTCGGCTCCGACCTCGACGACGACATCCGCCGCCTCGGGATCGCCCGCAAGGCGGTCGGCGACGGCTTCCCGGTCGCGATCGACGCCAACCAGCGATGGGATGTCTCCGACGCGATCGCGTGGGTCAAGGCCCTCGCCGAGTTCGAACCCGCCTGGATCGAGGAGCCCACGAGCCCCGACGACATCCTCGGCCACGCCGCGATCGCGCGGGGCATCGCTCCCGTCCGCGTCGCGACGGGCGAGCACGTGCAGAACCGCGTCGTCTTCAAGCAGTTGCTCCAGGCCGGCGGCATGGACGTCATGCAGATCGACGCCACTCGCGTCGGCGGCGTCAACGAGAACATCGCGAACCTGCTGCTCGCCGCGAAGTTCGGCGTGCCGGTCTGTCCGCACGCCGGTGGCGTGGGTCTTTGCGAAGCCGTGCAGCACCTGTCGATGTTCGACTACGTCGCCGTCTCGGGCACCATGGAGGGTCGAATGATCGAGTACGTCGACCACCTCCACGAGCACTTCGTGACGCCCGTCGTCATCGACCGCGGCCGTTACGTCACGCCGACCACGCCGGGCGCGGGCACCGAGATGGTCCCGGCCTCGATCGAGCAGTACACATGGCACGGCGCCCACGCCGGAGCGACCGCGTGA
- a CDS encoding peptidase, which produces MIDWLAFVVVLVAALVGAAVVVSTYALGLRLLTVSGRTPIVTPAEFTDAITIVTPAQIKSAEKRAAKAAKKNPLTVAQKRLAFIGACACFTLSGLAVLFGIYLIVPALHGGA; this is translated from the coding sequence GTGATCGACTGGCTCGCATTCGTCGTCGTCCTCGTCGCCGCGCTCGTCGGCGCCGCGGTCGTCGTGAGCACATACGCGCTCGGGCTGCGGCTGCTCACGGTATCGGGCCGCACCCCCATCGTGACCCCGGCCGAGTTCACCGACGCCATCACGATCGTCACGCCCGCGCAGATCAAGTCGGCCGAGAAGAGGGCCGCGAAGGCGGCGAAGAAGAACCCCCTCACCGTCGCGCAGAAGCGGCTCGCGTTCATCGGCGCGTGCGCGTGCTTCACGCTGTCGGGCCTCGCGGTGCTCTTCGGCATCTATCTCATCGTTCCCGCCCTGCACGGCGGCGCCTGA
- a CDS encoding uracil-xanthine permease family protein — MPLWTVHGDGKTVAPGEVVAPGERLSWPRTIGLGAQHVVAMFGATFLVPLLTGFPPETTIFFSGIGTLLFLLITKNRVPSYLGSSFAFIAPITAATASKAAADPMGAALFGIVAVGVLLALVGLLVQITGTRWIDALMPPVVAGAIVALIGFNLAPVAKTNFTAAPITALVTLAAVIVASVLFRGILGRISILLGVAIGYVAAVLQGEVSFGALESAAWIGLPTFHLPANPIADAAVWGLLPAFLPIVLVLVAENVGHIRGVAQMTDASVNRSTGRALLSDGIATTIAGFFGGSGTTTYGENIGVMAATRVYSTATYWVAGIVAVLLGLSPKFGALINTIPAGVLGGVTTALYGLIGVIGVKIWLDNKVDFSKPVNQFTAATALIIGIADFTFTFGDGVTFNGIALGTIAAIVIYHVMNGIAKARGTD, encoded by the coding sequence ATGCCCCTTTGGACCGTCCACGGCGACGGCAAGACCGTCGCACCAGGCGAGGTCGTCGCCCCCGGCGAACGTCTCTCGTGGCCCCGCACGATCGGCCTCGGCGCCCAGCACGTCGTCGCCATGTTCGGCGCGACCTTCCTCGTGCCGCTCCTCACGGGCTTCCCGCCCGAGACGACGATCTTCTTCTCGGGAATCGGCACGCTGCTCTTCCTCCTCATCACGAAGAACCGGGTGCCGAGCTACCTCGGCTCGTCGTTCGCGTTCATCGCGCCCATCACGGCCGCGACGGCGTCGAAGGCGGCCGCAGACCCGATGGGCGCCGCCCTGTTCGGCATCGTCGCCGTCGGCGTGCTGCTCGCGCTCGTCGGCCTCCTCGTGCAGATCACGGGCACCCGCTGGATCGACGCCCTCATGCCGCCCGTCGTCGCGGGCGCGATCGTCGCCCTCATCGGCTTCAACCTCGCACCCGTCGCGAAGACGAACTTCACAGCAGCCCCGATCACGGCCCTCGTCACGCTCGCGGCCGTCATCGTGGCATCCGTGCTCTTCCGAGGCATCCTCGGGCGCATCTCGATCCTCCTCGGCGTCGCGATCGGCTACGTCGCTGCCGTCCTCCAGGGCGAGGTCTCGTTCGGCGCGCTCGAGAGCGCCGCGTGGATCGGGCTGCCGACCTTCCACCTGCCCGCGAACCCGATCGCCGACGCGGCCGTGTGGGGACTCCTGCCCGCGTTCCTCCCCATCGTGCTCGTGCTCGTCGCCGAGAACGTCGGCCACATCCGCGGCGTCGCGCAGATGACGGATGCCTCGGTCAACCGCTCGACCGGACGGGCGCTGCTCTCCGACGGCATTGCGACGACGATCGCGGGCTTCTTCGGCGGATCGGGCACGACGACCTACGGCGAGAACATCGGTGTCATGGCGGCGACGCGCGTCTACTCGACGGCGACGTACTGGGTCGCGGGCATCGTCGCCGTGCTGCTCGGCCTCTCCCCCAAGTTCGGCGCCCTCATCAACACGATCCCCGCAGGCGTGCTCGGCGGCGTCACGACCGCCCTCTACGGTCTCATCGGCGTCATCGGCGTCAAGATCTGGCTCGACAACAAGGTCGACTTCTCCAAGCCCGTGAACCAGTTCACGGCGGCGACGGCGCTCATCATCGGCATCGCCGACTTCACGTTCACGTTCGGCGACGGCGTCACGTTCAACGGCATCGCGCTCGGCACGATCGCCGCGATCGTGATTTACCACGTCATGAACGGCATCGCGAAGGCGCGCGGCACCGACTGA
- a CDS encoding aspartate ammonia-lyase, with product MHHPRPDTPTRTETDSLGTVDVPADAYWGIHTMRALENFPISKRPISVYPELVVALAQVKQAAARANRELGAITAQKSAWIDEACQRIIDGEFHDEFVVGVIQGGAGTSTNMNANEVIANVALEIAGRPKGDYAFLHPIDDVNRSQSTNDTYPTALKLAMAASLTTMLTELDLLRISFGKKGREFNDVLKVGRTQLQDAVPMTLGQEFHSFATTLGEDIARLRETIKLLSEVNLGATAIGTGITADPGYAVLVVRHLSDITGQRLETAPDLIEATSDTGVFMTFSSALKRSAIKLSKICNDLRLLSSGPQAGLGEINLPPKQAGSSIMPGKVNPVIPEAVSQVAYAVAGADVTVVMAAEAGQLQLNAFEPVIAHSLMQSITWMRQACWTLRVNCVDGITANEDRLAQMVASSVGVITALIPFIGYTEAATLAKLALKTGRPVADLVVETGLMTREAVEKQLSPSRLSGLHPVTQAIPIIDLKAEPSE from the coding sequence GTGCACCACCCGCGACCCGACACCCCGACCCGCACCGAGACCGATTCGCTCGGCACGGTCGACGTTCCGGCAGACGCCTACTGGGGCATCCACACGATGCGGGCGCTCGAGAACTTCCCGATCTCCAAACGGCCGATCTCGGTCTATCCCGAACTCGTCGTCGCGCTCGCGCAGGTGAAGCAGGCCGCGGCGCGCGCGAACCGCGAGCTCGGCGCGATCACGGCGCAGAAGTCGGCGTGGATCGACGAGGCGTGCCAGCGCATCATCGACGGCGAGTTCCACGACGAGTTCGTCGTGGGGGTCATCCAGGGCGGGGCCGGCACCTCGACGAACATGAACGCGAACGAGGTCATCGCGAACGTCGCGCTCGAGATCGCGGGCCGGCCGAAGGGCGACTACGCCTTTCTCCACCCGATCGACGACGTCAACCGCAGCCAGTCGACGAACGACACCTACCCGACGGCGTTGAAGCTCGCGATGGCGGCGTCGCTCACGACGATGCTCACCGAGCTCGACCTGCTCCGCATCTCGTTCGGCAAGAAGGGCCGCGAGTTCAACGACGTGCTGAAGGTCGGGCGCACGCAGCTTCAAGATGCCGTGCCGATGACGCTCGGGCAGGAGTTCCACTCCTTCGCGACGACGCTCGGCGAAGACATCGCGCGCCTCCGCGAGACCATCAAGCTCCTCTCCGAGGTGAACCTCGGCGCGACGGCGATCGGCACGGGCATCACGGCCGACCCCGGCTACGCCGTCCTGGTCGTGCGGCACTTGAGCGACATCACGGGGCAGCGCCTCGAGACCGCGCCCGACCTCATCGAGGCGACGAGCGACACGGGCGTCTTCATGACGTTCTCGAGCGCGCTGAAGCGCAGCGCCATCAAGCTCTCGAAGATCTGCAACGACCTGCGGCTGCTGTCGTCGGGCCCGCAGGCGGGCCTCGGCGAGATCAACCTGCCTCCCAAGCAGGCCGGGTCGAGCATCATGCCCGGCAAGGTCAATCCCGTCATCCCCGAGGCGGTCAGCCAGGTCGCCTACGCCGTCGCGGGCGCCGATGTCACGGTCGTCATGGCGGCCGAGGCCGGCCAGCTCCAGCTCAACGCGTTCGAGCCCGTCATCGCGCACTCGCTCATGCAGTCGATCACGTGGATGCGCCAGGCGTGCTGGACGCTGCGGGTGAACTGCGTCGACGGCATCACGGCCAATGAGGACCGCCTCGCCCAGATGGTCGCCTCGAGCGTCGGCGTCATCACGGCGCTCATCCCGTTCATCGGCTACACCGAGGCGGCGACGCTTGCGAAGCTGGCGCTCAAGACCGGGCGGCCGGTCGCCGACCTCGTCGTCGAGACCGGCCTCATGACGCGCGAAGCGGTCGAGAAGCAGCTCTCGCCGTCGCGGCTGTCGGGCCTGCACCCCGTCACGCAGGCGATCCCGATCATCGACCTCAAGGCCGAGCCGAGCGAGTGA
- a CDS encoding aldo/keto reductase, giving the protein MTAARPETRAAAEAVGTRLGPLGFGAAPIGNLYREVTDAEARAALETAWAGGIRYFDTAPHYGLGLSERRLGAFLRERPRDEFVVSTKVGRILEPNPDFAGGDDLDHGFAVPNDLVRRFDPSETGVRKSLEDSLERLGLDRVDVLYLHDPDAYDLDRGLAEALPALAKLRDEGLVAAIGIGVNDAAVAARAVREGDLDLVMIAGRYTLLEQPALDDLLPLCVERGVGVVAAAPFNSGLLARDTPPADATYNYGDVPADVLARARELADICRAEGVSLPVAAVQYPLRHPAVRSVVAGTARADAVRENVDRLHTPIPDGFWERLEAQGVIP; this is encoded by the coding sequence GTGACCGCCGCCCGCCCCGAGACGCGTGCGGCGGCCGAGGCCGTCGGCACTCGGCTCGGCCCGCTCGGGTTCGGCGCAGCGCCCATCGGCAACCTCTACCGCGAGGTGACCGATGCGGAGGCGCGCGCCGCGCTCGAGACGGCGTGGGCGGGAGGCATCCGCTACTTCGACACCGCGCCGCACTACGGGCTCGGCCTCTCCGAGCGACGGCTGGGCGCGTTCCTGCGCGAGCGGCCGCGCGACGAGTTCGTCGTCTCGACGAAGGTCGGGCGCATCCTCGAACCCAACCCCGACTTCGCGGGCGGCGACGACCTCGACCACGGCTTCGCCGTGCCGAACGACCTCGTGCGCCGCTTCGACCCGTCGGAGACGGGCGTGCGGAAGAGCCTCGAAGACTCGCTCGAGCGCCTCGGCCTCGACCGCGTCGACGTCCTCTACCTGCACGACCCCGACGCGTACGACCTCGACCGCGGGCTCGCCGAGGCGCTGCCCGCGCTCGCGAAGCTCCGCGACGAGGGCCTCGTGGCGGCGATCGGCATCGGCGTCAACGACGCCGCCGTTGCGGCTCGGGCCGTGCGCGAAGGCGACCTCGACCTCGTCATGATCGCCGGCCGGTACACGCTCCTCGAGCAGCCCGCGCTCGACGACCTCCTGCCGCTGTGCGTCGAGCGCGGCGTCGGCGTCGTCGCCGCGGCGCCCTTCAACTCGGGCCTCCTCGCACGCGACACCCCGCCCGCGGACGCCACGTACAACTACGGCGACGTGCCGGCCGACGTGCTCGCGCGCGCCCGCGAACTCGCCGACATCTGCCGCGCCGAGGGCGTCTCGCTCCCGGTCGCGGCCGTGCAGTACCCGCTCCGCCACCCTGCGGTCCGTTCGGTCGTCGCCGGCACAGCACGAGCCGACGCCGTGCGCGAGAACGTCGACCGACTGCACACGCCGATCCCCGACGGGTTCTGGGAGCGGCTCGAAGCGCAGGGGGTGATCCCGTGA
- a CDS encoding NCS2 family permease has protein sequence MTTSPETSEAPPAGGAPRSALDRFFEISARGSTVGTEIRGGLVTFVTMAYIVILNPIILSSGVDVDGNQLGFLQVSAVTGLTAGVMTILFGLVARLPFAFAAGLGINSFLAVSVVGQVTWPEAMGLVVINGLIIVLLAATGLRRLIFDAVPIQLKLAITVGIGLFIAFIGFVDAGFVTSTGIGSPPVGLGVNGSVGTTPTLVFVFTLLLTGILVARKVKGGILIGLLSGTVVAIIVEAIWNLGPRVDGDAVNPNGWGLTVPEFSGSPVSLPDLSLVGQVSFGSFERIGALAAIMLVFTLVFTNFFDAMGTFTGLSKEAGLADAKGNFPRLKSALVVEGVGAVAGGLTSGSSNTVFIESGSGIGEGARTGLANVVTGLLFLASMFFTPLVSIVPSEVAAAALVIVGALMMSQITSIDLTDFSVLLPVFLTVTIMPLTYSIANGIGAGFIAWVLLRSLSGKARQISPLLWVVAAGFLIYFARGPIESLFAG, from the coding sequence ATGACGACCTCCCCCGAGACCTCCGAAGCGCCGCCTGCGGGCGGCGCCCCACGTTCCGCCCTCGACCGATTCTTCGAGATCTCCGCCCGCGGCTCGACCGTCGGCACCGAGATCCGCGGCGGTCTCGTGACGTTCGTGACGATGGCGTACATCGTCATCCTGAACCCGATCATCCTGTCGAGCGGCGTCGACGTCGACGGCAACCAGTTGGGCTTCCTTCAGGTGTCGGCCGTCACGGGCCTCACAGCCGGTGTCATGACGATCCTGTTCGGTCTCGTCGCGCGTCTGCCGTTCGCGTTCGCCGCCGGCCTCGGCATCAACTCGTTCCTCGCGGTGTCGGTCGTCGGCCAGGTGACGTGGCCCGAGGCGATGGGGCTCGTCGTCATCAACGGCCTCATCATCGTGCTGCTCGCGGCGACGGGCCTGCGGCGCCTCATCTTCGACGCCGTGCCGATCCAGCTGAAGCTCGCGATCACGGTCGGCATCGGCCTCTTCATCGCGTTCATCGGGTTCGTCGACGCGGGCTTCGTGACCTCGACGGGCATCGGGTCACCGCCCGTCGGCCTCGGCGTCAACGGTTCGGTGGGTACGACGCCGACGCTCGTGTTCGTCTTCACCCTGCTCCTCACGGGCATCCTCGTCGCCCGCAAGGTCAAGGGCGGAATCCTCATCGGCCTGCTCTCGGGTACGGTCGTCGCGATCATCGTGGAGGCGATCTGGAACCTCGGCCCCCGCGTCGACGGCGATGCGGTCAACCCCAACGGGTGGGGGCTCACGGTGCCCGAGTTCTCGGGCAGCCCGGTGAGCCTCCCCGATCTCTCGCTCGTCGGGCAGGTGTCGTTCGGGTCGTTCGAGCGGATCGGCGCGCTCGCGGCGATCATGCTCGTCTTCACGCTCGTGTTCACGAACTTCTTCGACGCCATGGGCACCTTCACGGGCCTCTCGAAAGAGGCGGGACTCGCCGACGCGAAGGGCAACTTCCCGCGGCTGAAGTCGGCGCTCGTCGTCGAGGGCGTCGGCGCCGTCGCGGGCGGTCTCACGTCGGGGTCGTCCAACACGGTGTTCATCGAGTCGGGTTCGGGGATCGGCGAGGGTGCCCGCACGGGCCTCGCGAACGTCGTCACGGGCCTGCTGTTCCTCGCGTCGATGTTCTTCACGCCGCTCGTGTCGATCGTGCCGAGCGAGGTCGCCGCCGCAGCGCTCGTCATCGTCGGCGCGCTCATGATGAGCCAGATCACCTCGATCGACCTCACGGACTTCTCGGTGCTGCTGCCCGTGTTCCTCACGGTCACGATCATGCCGCTCACCTACTCGATCGCGAACGGCATCGGCGCGGGCTTCATCGCATGGGTGCTGCTGCGGTCGCTGTCGGGCAAGGCCCGCCAGATCAGCCCGCTCCTGTGGGTGGTCGCGGCCGGCTTCCTGATCTACTTCGCGCGCGGACCGATCGAGAGCCTGTTCGCGGGCTGA